In Raphanus sativus cultivar WK10039 chromosome 5, ASM80110v3, whole genome shotgun sequence, the following proteins share a genomic window:
- the LOC108860232 gene encoding myb-related protein 305-like has protein sequence MSLWGAMGGGWGLVEEGWRKGPWTAEEDRLLIDYVRLHGEGRWNSVARLAGLKRNGKSCRLRWVNYLRPDLKRGQITPHEETIILELHAKWGNRWSTIARSLPGRTDNEIKNYWRTHFKKKTKSPTNNAEKTKNRILKRQQFQKQRQMELQQEQQLLQFNQIDMKKIMSLLNDDNNNNNGDNDFSSNSSGSYGEGGVFYVPHQITNPTPNSGHHPNGNGVFPVVPVPAHEANVNENYPIWNGIWNLDLLEGQGSFGDGACAPRKHCFQNWPIPFDLSF, from the exons atgaGTTTGTGGGGAGCGATGGGAGGAGGATGGGGACTGGTAGAAGAAGGTTGGAGAAAAGGGCCTTGGACTGCTGAAGAAGACCGTCTATTAATCGATTATGTGCGGCTTCACGGTGAAGGTCGATGGAACTCTGTGGCGAGGCTCGCAGGATTGAAGAGAAATGGCAAAAGCTGTAGGTTAAGATGGGTTAATTACTTAAGACCAGACCTCAAGAGAGGACAAATCACTCCTCATGAAGAAACCATTATCCTTGAGTTACATGCTAAGTGGGGCAACAG GTGGTCAACAATCGCTCGGAGTTTACCAGGAAGAACAGACAACGAGATCAAGAATTATTGGAGAACCCATttcaagaagaaaacaaaatctcCAACTAACAACGCGGAGAAGACGAAAAATAGAATCTTAAAGAGGCAACAATTTCAGAAGCAAAGACAGATGGAGTTGCAGCAAGAACAACAATTACTTCAATTCAACCAAATCGACATGAAAAAGATCATGTCTTTACTAAACGATgacaacaataataataatggtGATAATGACTTCAGTAGCAATAGTAGCGGCAGTTATGGCGAAGGTGGTGTCTTCTATGTTCCTCATCAGATCACAAATCCAACACCAAATTCTGGCCATCACCCAAATGGTAATGGGGTTTTCCCGGTGGTTCCGGTGCCAGCACATGAGGCTAACGTGAATGAAAATTACCCAATTTGGAATGGAATATGGAATCTGGATTTATTAGAAGGACAAGGAAGCTTTGGTGACGGTGCTTGTGCCCCAAGAAAGCACTGTTTCCAGAACTGGCCTATTCCCTTTGACTTGAGCTTTTAA
- the LOC108805382 gene encoding glutamyl-tRNA(Gln) amidotransferase subunit B, chloroplastic/mitochondrial produces the protein MSTTLLRTIQPNHFTLLGTALFRRNRTTTTSRHISVRCLGSQTASSQPRTAPKNHGSNKLDEILRDYEAVIGIETHVQLSTSTKAFCTCPNTYGSKPNTSICPVCMGLPGALPVLSSKVVDFGVRLGLALNCGLSLKSKFDRKQYFYPDLPKGYQISQFDVPIASGGYVDVDIPLEFGGGHRRFGITRVHMEEDAGKLLHSDTGDYSQVDLNRAGVPLLEIVSEPDMRSGIEAAEYGSEMQRIVRYLGVSNGNMQEGSLRCDVNISIRPIGQAQFGTKVEIKNLNAFSAMSRAIDYEITRQALLYNQGQADQIVTETRLWDEGAQKTVTMRKKEGLADYRYFPEPDLPEVILTQEYVDSIRASLPELPEAKRRRYEAMGLGIQDVLFLANDVSVAEYFDQVIGKGADVKSAANWLMSDIAAYLKNEELSISDVKLTPQELAELIAAIKDETISGKIGKQILFELLAKGGTVQGMIKEKDLVQITDPVEIEKMIMKVISESPKQLEQYRSGRTKLQGFFAGQVMKMSKGKANPALLNKILLEKLDAKE, from the exons ATGTCCACCACATTACTCAGAACAATCCAACCAAACCACTTCACACTCCTCGGAACCGCCTTGTTCAGAAGAAacagaacaacaacaacgaGCCGTCACATCTCCGTTCGATGTCTCGGGAGCCAAACCGCCTCCTCTCAACCAAGAACCGCCCCAAAAAACCACGGAAGCAACAAGCTGGACGAGATTCTCAGAGACTACGAAGCCGTGATCGGGATAGAGACACACGTCCAGCTCTCCACATCCACAAAGGCCTTCTGCACCTGCCCCAACACCTACGGCTCCAAACCGAACACGAGCATATGCCCCGTCTGTATGGGATTACCCGGGGCTCTGCCCGTCCTGAGCTCGAAAGTTGTCGACTTTGGCGTCCGATTGGGTCTGGCTTTGAACTGTGGTCTCTCTCTCAAGTCAAAGTTCGATAGGAAGCAGTATTTTTACCCTGATCTGCCTAAAGGCTATCAGATATCTCAGTTCGATGTCCCCATTGCGTCTGGTGGTTACGTGGATGTGGATATTCCGTTAGAGTTTGGTGGTGGGCATAGGAGGTTTGGGATCACTAGGGTTCATATGGAGGAAGATGCTGGCAAGTTGCTCCATTCAGACACTGGAGATTACTCTCAGGTTGATTTGAATAGAGCAGGAGTTCCTTTGCTTGAGATTGTGTCTGAACCTGATATGAGAAGTGGGATAGAAGCAGCTGAGTACGGTAGCGAGATGCAGAGGATTGTGAGGTATTTGGGAGTGAGTAATGGGAATATGCAAGAGGGCTCTCTTCGTTGTGATGTTAATATCTCTATCCGTCCCATTGGCCAAGCTCAGTTTGGCACCAAG GTAGAGATAAAGAATCTGAATGCGTTTTCAGCTATGAGCAGGGCGATTGACTATGAGATAACAAGACAGGCACTTCTATACAACCAGGGTCAAGCCGACCAGATTGTAACCGAGACTCGTCTTTGGGACGAAGGAGCTCAG AAAACAGTAACAATGAGGAAGAAAGAAGGGCTAGCTGATTACCGCTACTTCCCAGAACCAGATCTTCCTGAAGTGATCCTCACCCAAGAATACGTTGATAGCATCCGTGCCTCTTTACCGGAACTTCCTGAGGCAAAGCGCAGGAGGTATGAGGCAATGGGTTTAGGTATTCAAGATGTGCTTTTCCTTGCCAATGACGTCAGT GTTGCAGAATATTTCGATCAAGTGATTGGTAAAGGTGCTGATGTTAAGTCGGCAGCAAATTGGCTGATGAGTGATATAGCCGCTTACTTGAAAAATGAGGAACTTTCTATCAGTGATGTCAAACTTACTCCTCAAGAGTTGGCTGAGCTGATAGCTGCAATCAAAGATGAAACCATTAGCGGAAAGATTGGTAAACAG ATTCTGTTTGAGCTATTGGCCAAAGGTGGAACTGTTCAAGGAATGATTAAGGAAAAAGACTTGGTTCAG ATAACCGATCCTGTGGAGATTGAGAAGATGATTATGAAGGTGATCTCCGAATCCCCAAAGCAACTTGAGCAGTACCGAAGTGGGAGGACCAAGCTTCAAGGCTTTTTTGCTGGCCAG GTAATGAAAATGTCAAAAGGTAAAGCAAACCCTGCTTTGCTTAACAAGATTCTCCTGGAGAAGCTCGATGCCAAGGAGTGA